cgTGGAGTCATTACACCTGTCTCAGGCACTCAGACGTAAACTTGAATATTATCAGCGGGAGAGACAAGCGCCCCAGCACGCATGCGTCAGGGTTGTACACAACATTAAAGATCGCTTCTCGCTCAGAGCGAATGTTATTTTGGTCTTGCGGGCAATCATCATGGAGGCCGGTAAGGATGCTTGTATGCTGCAATTTAATAGCGATGCGAAACTAACGTCAGAAGAATTCGTGAAAGTCTTCAAGGAATTTGACAAAGACGGTAAGAATTAACCAAAGTAGAATTAAAAATTGCCTATCTCGAGCGTGTTGAATGAACGATTAGTtgagtcacaaaaaaaaattttctggcATCCCTCTTTTGTTTTCAGGGAATGGTTACATAGAAGCAGACGAGCTGAATACGTTTTTGGTGACTCTCCTGCAAGAGACAGGCAACGAGGTAATAAAAGCGCTTTACACGGTGACATATATTTGTTTATCACATTGAATTTTAGAATATTTAGGTACGAACTGTGAACCTGAGGCTTTTTCACCGCACTCTGCGAATTGTTCAAATGATCTTGTAAATCGCTGTTAATATATgtatctttttcctttaaagccCAACAAATGTGAATATTCTTGTCGTATCAGGTACTCACACTGGCAAATTTTCATCTCGAGATCTGTGATTTTAATAACTTCCAGGGGCGATCTTGTATAGATCGTCGTAAGCTTTTCGATGTTTTCGAGGTCAAGCGGTTAAAATAGTTTTACTGATCCATGAGGATTTCCTATTTTGAAGTGTTtctcatataatttttttttattattgaacAGACATTCAATTCTTTTAAACTGGCTCGCTTGTAATATTTAGCTTAGTTGTCCGTGAATATTGCATAAATTTAATCTCGcgttgtaattttcatttaatttaatatGCAGCAATTACAAAACCAATGTTGTTTTGCTTAGAAAAtgttaaatgatttaaatacaGAATCACGGCCATGTATTTCTTACCCGCCTTTGCTCACGTCATTACGCGTTTCCTGCggtatttcttaaaatttttgcccTGCTGAATGCATTaataaaatgtttacaaaagtacCTGAAAGTTTACAGATTAAATACTGTATTTTATGAATCCTTTTAGTAGTGAGCAGTTGGTTCTCGTTATGTTTAAGTTTTCCAACCTAATAACTATTTAATGAATTTTGGGTTTTTTCTCTGAGCGAGCTAATTACAGAACGATTCATTTGGGATTCGAAAACAGCTATCTTTTAGCACGAATTTCACATTTGCAAAAGTACTCAGTGAATTGCATTTTCAAGACGAACTGATCTTCGGCAAAGATTTAATCGTGAAGGCGTTTTACGCATTACCTTTATCACGCCGATCTTTCGTAATTATGACAACAAAGCAGATTTTATTGGTCGAAGAGCTTTTCCATACGATGCACATTATTTATTTATGGAGACGCTCGCTTACTTTCagtattgaattttttcctatgaattttttccacttttgcaaaataaaatatggaaAGATCTTATTGTTTCGTTTTGACAAGTCTTtatataaaaagttatttttatgaGCCTTCTAAAATCTCATGGGATCGTGTTCCGCGATCAATGATAAAAAACGATgccaaaataaaacaagagtCATGAAATATATAGATGTTGCTATTTTTACTAATTTTAATCAGTGCAGCTTAACCTTAAATGATTTGTAAGCCTATAGGGACGATAGAGACGTTTCAATTGTTGTTATATGTACTTCGTTTCGGTAGTTTACGGTGGAACTCAAATGGGCTCATGTGAAACCTTACTGAGTTGtggacgaaaaagaaaaaaaacatatatagatatatatagatagatagacagcatagtaaaatttacttaaaagtATTTCCAGACAAGTGTGAGGgcgtttttgtttatttatccaGAAGTATCTATGGACTGCATCTCATCGCACTGTGTTGATAATAAACGAATGTAGCAATTATCGTTTTAAGGGTGATTTTCTTGTTCCTTATTAATATTTCAGAGAGGCTACACCGCAGAATTATCTTCGATGCCTTATCAAAATACAATGGCCATTGTAAATCTGCTCTCGTTGCGTTGGTTGGAATTATCGCCATAGATATCGGGTCATCGACCCTACGTTCAAAACGTCAATCAAATGCTATTTACTTTCTTTCgaattttcaagaattattGGAAGACACTACTTGGCGTACATTTTTTCTCCTCTTTACAGAATCCAATTTCGAccttaaaatgaagaaaatacaaCCAATCACAGTTCAAGCTATCGAAAATTGTTACGTCGCATTTGAAGAACgcctttcaaaataaaagtaatttctgactgataacattaaaaaatctgTCAAATCCGTTGCACTTTCGAGGTTTTCCGGTAAAAAAGAATGTTCAGTTGTAACCAAAGTAACCTTGGAATGATCTTATCTTATCAAAGAAACCCTTTTTGTCGACTAATGTGGCTTTTtacttttcgttttgtttatgCTAAATTGAATAATGTTCCTGCAGTATTACACTATACGTTCTCCCCTCGACCGTTTTGTGTACGTCTTGGAAAATAAAGAACTTGAGGAAATATATCATGAAGGAATatgcaaaatgtgaaaatttgttTCGAACGCGGTTAGCGTTCAGTGTGGCTTTAGATTTACCTATATAGTTCGCTCTCCATGAACGAGCAGGCCGTTTGTGGTTAAAAGTTAATTGAATCAATAATTTATAAAGGTATCTCTTTAAGCGATCTTCATCAAAACACTGGGGGACAAATGTGGCTAATACTCACAACGGGTGATGTAAAATAGCGCGTATTGAATGGCTAAATCGGTATCTCATGAATAGCTCCTATTTGGGCACCATTCATGATGATCCTTCTTTCACCCTTTgtgggaatttttttctatatatcACCCATGATTCTGTTTAATTTTTGCGGTTATGCAAACTGCTTCGAATGAGAGTATGAAAAGGACTATTTGGTAGCATGTTGAGTTTGAAATTGATCACAGCTCCTTGCAGACTGAGAGGTAATTATCGATATCATgtcttttttattaaatataaaataaccAATCACAAATGTATCAGTGTCGCGAGAATTTCGGGCGTTTTCTCTCACGCCTCTTCCACAAGTATCCGGAAATTTTTGACACGgagattatttttttacaagtaAAAAAACTAGACAGACGTCAACGGCGCCTTAATGGTTTAAGGTTCTTCTCTGATAATATGCTGTGTATAGATTTGTACTTTAGCGAGTCGTATTGTGAATGTTAAAATTATTGATGAAATAAGCCTCAAAGCATCTCAGATGTCTGATGAGCAGATATACCTTTGGAGCACAATGTACATCCAAATTTTGGGGATAGTTGGCCATGAAGAGGCGATTTAATTGAAAAGTTATCACACAACTTACGAAAGGCGCAGgaaaaatatgatatttcttTGCCATGCTTTGAAGTTTGGGCAAACTACTGTATAAAGCCTCATTGCTCTCGGGAAGTAAAAATTGAGTAAACGTCTCTGcactttttccttttgaagaCACCATCACCAGAGGAACTTGAGAAATTCAAGGAGTATGTGCTAGAAAAGTATGATGACAACTGTGACGGCAAAATAAGTATGGATGAGGTAAGCACCAGAAGTGTACCATTAATTAACTTTGTGGCTTCACAAGGATACATTTGATGTAactgttatttcattttgtgcGCCTCAGGTGAAAACCATTATAACTTGACTCTTAACGAGGTTCTTCTTCATGTATCAACCTTCTCTAAATGACTCCTGACTGCTACTCTTTTATCGTTGATGTCTTCCAATTCATGCTTAATGATCTTAATTAACTGGTAGTTTGTTGGTGTCACCGATGAAGCGACAACCAACAGTAGTTTCCATCACCTTTTGCATTTTTAGCTCGATTATTTTTGACACCCTTTCAAAGGATCAGATATTCGTGAGCAACACCTTAGCTCTTTCGACCCAAATAATGTACAAAGTATTCTCGATTTTGTTTTCACTAGAGCACTTACTTATGTAGTCTTTTCCCTGAATTTTAGCTCGAAAACATTCTTCCTACAGAGGAAAACTACTTGAAGCAGTTTCGAGCAGAGTTCTCAAGTAAGACAATGGACAGTATCCAATTCATAAAGGTGAGAAAGGAAGTCATGAATCAACTTTTATGTCCATTACACATGTAGGCGTTGTTTGTCATGGAATGTCAACATTATCCGAATTTGATAAAGCAGTGGTGATAGTTTTAAGCCCATGCATTGCTTCCTGTCATGGAGCAGAATCCGTAAGCTCATGGAAACAGAAATGGGATAAACTAACGCAGTGTCGGTACGACTACCATGTCATaacgtttatttttttgtacCGCCAAATAGTCTACCTCCGAATTCTCTTGTTAGCATCTACGAGTTTCATCTGTAATAAGTGAGTATAGGTATTATAAAATTCACGAGCTCCCCAACCATTTTGGACCGTAGGacgttttgttgttgtaagaTGGTCTTATGCAAAACTAAAGATCTAGTTTTTCTTCCAAGGAAACCTCCTCTGCTAGAGGAGGTTTTTggagttgaaaaaaataatgacttttcttttaaaaatggaaTGTTAGCATCAATTGCgggatgaaaaaaggaaagcttaTTCTGGGATCAATGAAAGCAGTGGCCCTTGACTCTATACGTTACATAAGGAAAGCttggaaattaaaggaaatcgagaaaattaaaagagagTGAATAGAGATaactgttttaaatttatttccagaTTTTTGCAAACGCGATGCTCATTTTCCTCTTCGAGACAAAAACCCACTTTCACTCAAAACTCTCATCTTTGTAACAGCAACTTTTCCCAAGGGAGATACTTACTGGTTACTATgagataaattattttatatttcattgatcgattaattaattagttgaatatttgttttgctgtttttcttttcccttttttttaccttgcaGATCTGGAATCACTATGATAGTGACAAGAGTGGGTACATGGAGGGAGACGAAATCGAGGCGTTTTTGAAAGATTTGTTGAAAGCAGACGATCAAACTGTGTCCCCGCAGCGAATTTCGGACTACAAAAATTTCATAGTAAGAAtaagcaaaattgtttttttaacttttcttttcatgtatGCAATACAAGCGTTCTAGCCGTCATAAAATGACTTTTGGTATTGATATTTTGTTCTCCATGTTCGAAGTTACTACACAACAAATATTGCTTCCAATACTGACCATTGAACCAATGAATTTTGAAATATCATGCCTACCAAATCCCCGCCCTTGAGTCCTTGTTTTTTGAATCACGAAGAGTTGTTGTTCTCTAGTACATAGGAAAGTGACATTTAAATTTGGTTCAAAACTTCTTCTTTTGACTCTTCAATGCATACAGATTacattttcagaattttttaatttttagatgGATCGCTACGACGAAAACAACGACGGAAAAATTGGATTAAAAGAACTTGCTATGTAAGGCTTCATTAGTTTAGTATGATATTTCATTTGTTGTAACACCAAAACAATATGACTAGCAAATGATTTTACTGTCATTTAATCAATtgtgtttaaaagaaaaaaagacctCGTATTTTCACAAATAGGTAACAAAAATCAACGTTTTGGAGAAGGCATTATCAAGGAAAATACACTGTTTACTGTTCTACATTTTGGACTCTATGATAATTTATCTTGACCTGCCACGTATTCTAAAACTTACCTCGAATTATTGAAAACTGCTAACGATTTATGTAGCATGAAGTTGGTATTAGCGAGAGTTAAATGGTAGTATGTATAAGGCACAGCTGAGGAAGTCAATTCTGGTCCCCATTGGCGCAAGATACGAGTAAGTGAGAGCTCTCCAACTGCGTAGTCCATTGGAGTTCGCTTCGAGAGCCTTTTATCTAAAGCTTATTTTCAATCATCTTTTATGGTGTAGGATCCTGCCTCCTGAGGAGAACTTCTTTGCCAGGTTTCAGGTACAATATATCCGCCTCATTATGCActagtttgtttcgtttttctttctccccgtttgtttattgttgttttgCTCTAACTTGCCGATTGCTGCGTACCACAATTTTGTCAATAAATTGCAAATAGCTTTTCAAGATTCATCGTTTGCaagtttaaaggaaaaatgtgtCCATATCGTTTTCCGACAATTTCTTCTCCAAGCAACCATTAATAGAAGAATTGATCTTTAAGAATAGCGAAACTATTTCGAGCTGCCTTCAATCAAGCTACTGATAATAACCACACTCATACTACAACTATCTTTAGGGaaagaaatgtttatcaaaGGAGGACTTCGACGCAGTGTTCGACCATTATGATGCGGTAGGGTGTTAAAGAAGTTGATTGCGTCTAAGAGTGCGTTATCTTGTCATTGACGGTGAATTGCGGTGTTGACAAGTCACATTCGTTATTAGGCTAACGTTTTGTATGTTCCAAATTGCGTGAGGTAAAGCTGAGAAGcagaaaatagaaaagaaattgCTGaaggatttaatgaaaaattcataGTAGCCTTGCTTTAGCTGGACACATCGTGTTTCGAACACTTCTGCTCTTGTATAATATTCAGACTTTTAGCAAAATTGTCTTCGCATCTTATTTACGTCAAGAAGGAAATTaagtttttgtctttattttggttgacgtttttttttttccgtaggATAACAACGGTGAGATTGAAGGCTCTGAACTGTTGGTTCTTCTGCGTGACGTCATGAAACGGATGGGACTGGTAAGAGGAAACTCAAATCTTCGAAAGGAGTCTTTCATGTTACTTACTCTGCGCGTGATTAAATTTCGCTCGCCGTTACATCGTGTTGTATTTcactaaatttaattttttgatcgTTTTCAGGAACCTGACAATGCTTCAGAGCTGGAAAAAATGAAGGACGTCGTACTTGGAGTCAGCGATAAAGACAATGATGGAAAACTTTCCAAAAGCGAGCTGTCACTGCTATTGTCTGACATGAATTAGTAAACATGTCTGACACGGATGAGAACCTTACAAGATAATGAAACTTTTGAATTGATATTTATTGGACGCATGTGGTATAACGACTTAGCAAAGCAAATCATGAAATAAGCcttctttgataaaaaaacGAATGGCTTGGATCTTTCCCCAGACAAATTTACTATCTGTCTACTATTCAGCCTTATCAGCATAAGGTAGTTAACTTTTATGCTACCCCTTTTCTATGTTAGTCCtcttgcaataatttttttgttgggaaCACTGGGAATTTCCCTTTACTTCTAAATCTCTTTGTTGAAGATTAAGACTATTTGattcttgaaaactttcctCTGAGTTTTCTCCTGTGGCACAAACCGAGGCAGATCAGGGCAatataagtttaaaaaaaaaattctgtctaATTGCCCCAAGTTTAGTAAATAGAATTTAAATTGTCAATTTTAGCCTTTTTGTATGTTGAATTTGAAGCATTTTAGGAGTTTTTCTATTTACCGAGAAAtcctttcatttgaaaaatcttCCGTGTCGTGAAAAATTTAGCtcaatataaaataaacagGTACTTTCTGTGTAGATGTGTGTGCAAATGCTTTATTCTCTGGAGATAACATTTAATATGGCAGTAAGGTACAGAGGGAAATACCCGTCTGTTTTAGCAACTTCCTTAAGGAGAGTAACTCTCAACTGGCCGTGGAAAATTGAAACTATCTACTGATACATCTGCCTTAAGCATAAAAATGGAAAGCAACGCGAAAGTCAATCTTTAAAAACGACTAAAATTCAAAAACGGAAAGTTGTCTTAAAACGAACCCCTTAAACCcccttcaaaggaaaaaaaagccacATTTAGTATTATGATTTGTCAGTTCATAACAGTTTGGCCAAAATGTTCTTCACTTCCTCCTTCCtaaatttcttgttcttgtcTTCGTCAAATTccttcatcttttctttaaacttttcaaaggaCTGACCCGGCTGcgggaaacaaacaaataaatgaatctGCATCAGCGTTTAACTTGCAAGGAAAACATCTGAACAGATTAAGGAATTGAGTGAGGAAAGGAagattattttcgttttctacttgtaacttttgtttttgttattttttttaatattcagtaTGCTGTTAACACTACCTACAATATCAAGCTACCTACGTTGccatacattaaaaaaatttcacaaactcTGCGTAACTTACTGAGATATTTTCCTAAGCAACTTACTTTACGGTCATTATAACAACGCATTACAAAATTGTGgttagtttttctttgtctttatcTGGTgattcactgattttttttttctctttaaccctttgaccacTAGGAGTGATCATTGCCATTCCcctgaggaaatgtatagagaacagtatgacaAATATGTAtaccgatgttagggtgtaaaggcaTATGGCTAACCTGTATTCTATCGTAGAGGTCTTTGAGGAAACCTTCAAGCTCACACCCTTCAATTTCGTTACTTTTGTCCTGAGGAGTGAGAAATAGTTATGTTCCCTACGAAACTAGCAAAAGTTTCAATACCAACGCTACCTAAAAAACCAACTCTCTTAGCAATACTAATAATCAATCCCTACAATAATAACGAGAGCCTACAATAATAACGAGAGCAAAGCTCAAAAGCCAATAGATAAGGCTAAAATTTGCAATGGTGATGATAACTATGTTTTGACGCTTACCTGGTCGTAATGTGCAAATATCTCTTCGAATTTTTCGGCAGTAAAAGCCTGGAATGTATTTggaaaaaagtgtaaaacagCTATTTAAGCAAAAGATTAGAATATCCTGTTTAGACCtctctttcaaagttttctttgtttcatcatACAATTGGGAACCTATTTCAGATACATCTCGATTGATGCAAATAAAGTAAAGGGATTTTATATGATATTTGTAAGTTAGTCTTTCTACGCGGGTTTCTCTTACCTCGTATTGCTCCAGAAAGTTTTCCTCGACAGGGCAAAATCTACAAACAAAGTTGCGTCATTGGAGATGGGTAAACAGGACGAAAAATAAGATTCATAAATATGACTTcttacaaattttcaaaaggtttGATTAAGCTCCATTTCGATTTCTTAAGTCAAGTGTGGTTACGACTTGAATTTCTTTATTGTAACCAGACAAGACAGATTTAACTTGACTAAAGCAAACACCATACCGAAATATAGATGTTTCATGATTGATATGATTGATAGGAATTTCACGATTACTCGactaattatgaaaaattaggTGTAGAGATTGAGAACAGAAAATGTGTACTTACTATTATTCTTATGAATTATGATTCTTCTCACTATCTAAAGAATAAACGGAGATAATCGACGAATTATGTTTGGGTCTTTACTTACTTGCACATTTTATCCAGGCTGACTTTATCCCCTTGAATGTTCAGCATTTCAAACTGCGAAAAATAGCTTGTAGTGTCAACTTATTTCCGCTTTCATAACTGACTCTATAACTATGACGCATGTATTCTCTATGGTATTGGTCTTAGAAATGTTCATTCAAACACAGGTATCTTGTCTTATTTGTTTAATACATTTACTTGGAAATAATACTGGTCCATATTATATCTTTcccgaaaaaaaagaaaaaaacaaaaataaaacaccGCAATAAACCAAGAAGTGTATGATCCCTCCAGAATAAAACTTGACCTTTAAAATGCATGTTGTACACCtatacatattacgtactaaaacaattttggctttttaaaattactGGAAATCAAAATGGAATACTAAACTATTATCAAGTTACCTGAGCCATTGATGTCTTACCATAGTTTTGATGTAATGATCAACTTTCTTTTCTAATTCTTCCGTATCCTCAGTGTCTCCCTCGCCCTTGTTCTTTGTTACAATATcgtaaaaaaatttctaaaaagaTTAATAAGATGTTATTATCGGAAAAATTAAGGCAAAAGGAACAGAGTTGTCATGCTAAGGTATTATTactgtaatagtgtagtttgatcgtccgggtgagtgtagtcctgagaaggactgttgtcagtagtggtgactgacttttcgacaacctgagtggaagtcagAGTCAAaagaatagttgttgtcagtccaATGTTCTTAGTCcagtttgtataaactgattggtcagttttgccgtgatgttactggctgtaagactcaagtggcgtaggtcggtcgtgattggtcagtCTCGATCCGTCagtaaagttaggtcgttctgttcggttcgtttgtaatgttaatgtcgtggatgagtcgtttgtatggtaccagtagtggttgacacctgttgaggggagtctgttccaagttagtaaacaaGCTTTCtggagtcagtcgttgaaagtagttgttGCTGAAGATTAGGCAATGCACAGAACCCCAGTCGATAGCGTGTTTCGtatgtcggtgatgttcagcaatgtgattgttgacatcgccttttctcgtcgctcgtttgtgttcagtcagtctagttgtgaggtttctgccagtctcaccgatgtaggaggcgtggaAGTCGGAGTAATTGATGTTATTAACTGCTCTTTGcctgttcctcggttcgtcttggtctttgacgttagtcagtaactgacgtagtgtgaTAAtgggtttgtgagcgacgcggatattgaatggttgtaggATGCGCAAGATGTTCTCAGATAGTCCCTTTATGTACGGTATACTTGCTATAGTCGTAAGGGTTGTGTTgtcgttagcttcggtagtagTAATAGGTCGGTGAGTGTTTCGTCGGATGAAGTCTTCGTTAtagttgttctttgaaaaaacacggtcaaggtacttgttttcgtcggataagctgtctgtTGCATATTAGCTGCGCTCGTCGTATGAGAGTCCTGATAGTTGTGGCCTTGTGTaatgtcgggttgtaggatgactcgTCCAGTAATCTGTCTGTATGtgtcggtttcctgtaaactgttgtccgtagtgagttgtcgtcacggcttaccagGCAGTCTAGAAAAGGTAGTTTGCCAATTTCTTCGATTTCTCTAGTAAACTGTATGTCAGCGTTTTTTCCTTTAAGGTGATGGTAGAAGGAATCGATTTCGTCGTGTCGTACGACTGTGAATGTATCGTCAgcgtagcgtaaccaaagcggtatcGTTTGTCGGCAAGTCGAAAGAGCACAATGTATGTATCATTATGTAAATATACATAATAAGATatatattattaattttttaatgtacaaatcttaaaaaaaagaaaagatgaagcgTTAAAAAACGAGTGACTTATTTAattaccagaaaaaaatttagactCATAATGTATCCATGAAATAAGCAATGCACCATACCAGCCGACAAATCTAAATGAAGACCgttttctatatatatatataatacaACGGTCACggttaattggtaacaggactccgtgtcgtccaattctgatCACTCgtgtgattacagaccgaactgaactccactcagtcctattaccataaTTAATTATTAGAATCACTATCGTCATTAAATATTACTACAATTGTTACCTGCAGCTCCACTCTATCCAAATGTCCACTACTATCAACATCATAGTTATTCCAAAGCTATAAAGAAAGTATTTTATAAGTTCGAAACTGTTATATTTtgatctttatttatttatctcctaATTTATATATTCCTTCATTGACATCCATTTTCAAATCACCAGCGATCCTTGCAATCTGGTTGGCTCTTATCTTTTTCCCAGCCTATGAGAAACCTTTATTCAAACACGACAACCAATAatatttcaaggcttgtttaaagtaacgCTCAAATTAGcgaaaaatgaaagacaactttttaaaaaccaGCCTAAGACTGgatcaataaaatgtttgtgaaaATCCTATATTTGAGCGGCTgaattttgtgatttcaaaaaggatgtaataaagtggtaattgaacttcgtGTCGTGCAAGTTTAGTCgaaaatcatacttgtgatttcaaatcaaactcgcgCTGCGCActcgttttattttataatcacgcgtatgatttcaaACTAAATTGCACTCTACTCACGTCAATCACAATTATTAATCTTGTTTTATTGACAGCTATGATCTCAGCCAGTATTACCTGAGGTCGTCAGGATTACCGCGTGAGCTTTTGCGATTGTCTCGGAACAGTTGCATCTGAATCTGATCAATATCCGCTGGCCCAAAAAGACTTCACAAGAAAGTCCTAATGTACTCTAAGAAAGCACTCATCAATCTCTACCTTCATAAAATCCACGCTCGTAATTCTTGTTTTCTGCTCCCCGAATTCAACTGTTAGGAAGTTAACGGGTGCTATTTCCTTTGTCAGctatacaaaacaaaagcagaGGCTTTTTAAGATATTAGCTGAATCAATTTAAAGAAGtagcttttcagttttttctttacatAGCCACgcaattttaaagaaattattagTGTAACAAATTAAGTTATGCTCGCATCCATGTGAcacgaaaaaaatatatatttttattaccgtTGTCATAGATACTTCATCGCCATCTTGTTGTTCTTCACGgattttttcagcaatttctACAGCTCTGCATTTTTCTATCAGACCCTGAAGACCGGGATTGAAACGATTATGAGAAACTAAAATGCAATGAACAAATCTCTCTGAAAATTGCGAACAATTATGATACAAGAATTATAAGTTCGTTTATCAATTGGTATGCAAGTCATGCTGTACGAGGCAAGTTTAGTTGATTGTGCTCTAATGCAACATAATAATAACGGCTTAGAgcaattgagtgttgaaaacCCAAAACCAAACGTGTCTAAGCGACTAATCAAATCCAAAGTTTTACATTATCATTAGCCAACGAGAACTCAAAGtttaagaaaaagcaaactGTTTGCAGCGTGGGGAATGACCACGAATGACCAAGTTGCCATTGTTTCTATTTTGGATCTGATTGTTTGGTAGGATGGCTCGAGTTTGttggaccaatcagagagcaaagttaagtaaaacca
This region of Pocillopora verrucosa isolate sample1 chromosome 3, ASM3666991v2, whole genome shotgun sequence genomic DNA includes:
- the LOC131773727 gene encoding secretagogin-like gives rise to the protein MASEHSIGISSRQFVTILKKFDKDGDGDIKLSQLDAFLEAFVDEGLIEKCRAVEIAEKIREEQQDGDEVSMTTLTKEIAPVNFLTVEFGEQKTRITSVDFMKLWNNYDVDSSGHLDRVELQKFFYDIVTKNKGEGDTEDTEELEKKVDHYIKTMFEMLNIQGDKVSLDKMCKFCPVEENFLEQYEAFTAEKFEEIFAHYDQDKSNEIEGCELEGFLKDLYDRIQPGQSFEKFKEKMKEFDEDKNKKFRKEEVKNILAKLL
- the LOC131773715 gene encoding calbindin-32-like, encoding MEAGKDACMLQFNSDAKLTSEEFVKVFKEFDKDGNGYIEADELNTFLVTLLQETGNETPSPEELEKFKEYVLEKYDDNCDGKISMDELENILPTEENYLKQFRAEFSSKTMDSIQFIKIWNHYDSDKSGYMEGDEIEAFLKDLLKADDQTVSPQRISDYKNFIMDRYDENNDGKIGLKELAMILPPEENFFARFQGKKCLSKEDFDAVFDHYDADNNGEIEGSELLVLLRDVMKRMGLEPDNASELEKMKDVVLGVSDKDNDGKLSKSELSLLLSDMN